AAAGCACCATGTGTATCACCTGCCCAGAAAGTGGCCAGCCTGGCCCAGATCCTATTATCTATAGCATTTAGCAAAGGGATTTCTACCTGTATCCTGCCTTCACCGGCTGGATCGTTTTCAATGCTCAGCACCTTGCCCACATGAAGTCCATGAGTACCAGGTAGTAAATCAGAAACTGGCGCTCTTGATACCTGATTCTGACCTGCATTGTTTAAATGGCCAATCCCCATAGTAGCTGTAGTGTACCAGTTGCCTTCGGCTATTTCATGTACAACACCTCCAATGTAAGCATTGCCATCAAAGCGAGCACCTAGTCCCTTCAATTCAATCATAGATCCGGGTACGACAAAAGTACCTTGAAACTTTATAGTTCCCTTATACCTGTTGATGGCAGACTTGAACCATTGTGCATCAGCCCATGATTTTAAAGCCTGTTCAGCTGCCGTAGTGGTTTGTAATAACATGTTTTGTTGATGGGTTTCAGCTAATTTTGCAGGTGTTATATTTCCCTGACTATTTACTGCCGGAATATCTCCGGATACAGCAATGATCTGCTGTTCTGCAGAATCCCAGGCCACTGCATCAACAGATATAGTTTGAGTAGTGGAGTCTAATGTACCATTAAAAGCAAGTATATCTGAACCATAGCTTAATGTTATTACACTCGAAGAACCTACATCAGGTTTAATGACTTGGATAGATCTCCCGTCAGAAATGACAACCATTCCACTGGCATCTGCCCTGGAAAGTAGGAAATCCCAATCGCTACAATAATATTGGATTAGAGATTCATTATTGGTAAATGTAGGAGCTACAGTAATATTGACCAAAGGATATTGAGCCAATATCTGCCTGATGATATCATCATCTTTCATTTCCCTGAAAACGTTATTTTTACGGCTTAGTGTTGCAGGAAAAACATAGTCACGGCACTCAATACACAATGTAGGCCTTGCATTCTGGTTTATTTGGAGGCTTTGTGAGGTAACTACTCCTTCATAAATTGTTTTATCTTCGCCATGATACCCTACATCGATCCTAATTTCCTTCCCTGGAATAAAGACATCGCCTTCCATTTCAGGTGCAGGGGTAATATCCATTTGATCTATATCAATTACCAATTTGGCACTACCGATATGATTGATTTCTTTATGCACATAAATTGAGATCACTCTAAAACTAGTATTGATTGGAATACCATTACTATAAATATTAAAGGTAACCATGCTTGTGGTTTTGCTATGTGAAGGTTTGATCATTTTATACTCATTTTAGAAACATCAATCTGTTTATAGCTGGACAATAGATTAGCGTAAAGTTAACGAAATTTATTGTTTAAGTTAAAGATTGAGTTTATGTCCCGGCAAGTTTTTTTCCATTCGGCCAAGATACCAGATACATCGGAACGAACTATATTTGAAGATTCCGTACCATTTTGACCACTTCTATTATGGTGTCGGAATTATAGAATAGGCTTTTATCAAATAAAGCGAAAATTAAATTTATATTTATAGTAAAAATTATTTAATTGCATATGTGCCTAAACGCATGAAATATATTACATTAATCAATTTATGACCCCAAAAACTTTATGGCAGATTCTAATTAAAGTAATGGGAATTTGGCTTATTTTCGAAGGATTAGCATTTATTCCTCAGGTATTAACTTCACTTGTATTCCTCTATAACCAATCTTCAAATCAGAATGTATTTATTATTCTGAGCCTATCAGTAGTTACTGTTGCTTTCTATTTTTTTATTTTATGGAGTTTTTTGTTCAGAACCGATAACATTATAAGGTTGCTTAGACTTGAAAAAGGCTTCACTGAAGAAACTATTTCTTTCAATATCCACCGCTCTAACGTACTAAAGATAATTGTGATTTTAATTGGTGGACTGATTATTATAGATAGTTTACCTCAATTATTTAGGCAAAGTCTTTCGTTTTTTCGATATACTGGCTTCTCTATTCAGAATCCAGCATCCAGTTTATTTGCATTTTACCTTGTTAAACTTTTCATAGGTGTTTTCTTGGTTTCTTGCAGTCGACTAATTGTTAATCTAATAGAACGTCAACGACTAAAATAACCTATTTCTTGGTGATTGTATATTTCAACAAAAGTGGGATTCCGCAAGGTTGCCATTTCTCATGGGAAGTAGAAATTAAAAAATTATTAATTATATTTCGTACGCTAAACAAATATAAATCCATGGGCGTACTCCTCCTTCTTGTAGGCTTACTTATTCTAACATATAATATGACCATTAAAACCACCCAAAGTAGGATTTTCACCCAGAAAGGCAGCCATCTCACTTTACGTTTATAGTGGCGCCCCAGGTCAGGATGAACTGCTCAAACAACTGGGAAAGTTCAAGATGGGAAAAGGTTGTATCTATGTGAAAAAACTGTCTGATATTCATACAGAAGTACTTAAAGAATTAATCAGCGGAACTATTGATTTTCTTCAGGCCAAATGGGGCAAACAGTAAGCCAGCTGATAACAGCATAAACACGATAAATAAAAGAGAGCTAATTTTCGTCTGTTTTATTATCTACAAAACCAACTCATACCTTACCGATCTACCCGCTCCATTTTGTTCAAAAACGCCCAATTCGTGAAGGTCTTGCAGATCTCTTGTTGCTGTAGCTTTAGATGTTTTAGTAATGGCTATATATTTCTTAGCTGTCATACCGCCTTCAAAACCAGTAATGCCGTTTTCTAGCATACGTTGAATAGCTTTAAACTGGCGTTCGAAGATCATCTGAGCAAAATAATTTACCCAATCTGTAATATCTAAACTCCTTTGTGCGCACTTCAATTGATTATAATATTGCTTTTTATCTTGTTCTATTATTTTCGACATGGAAAGCAATGC
This is a stretch of genomic DNA from Candidatus Pedobacter colombiensis. It encodes these proteins:
- the vgrG gene encoding type VI secretion system tip protein VgrG, whose amino-acid sequence is MIKPSHSKTTSMVTFNIYSNGIPINTSFRVISIYVHKEINHIGSAKLVIDIDQMDITPAPEMEGDVFIPGKEIRIDVGYHGEDKTIYEGVVTSQSLQINQNARPTLCIECRDYVFPATLSRKNNVFREMKDDDIIRQILAQYPLVNITVAPTFTNNESLIQYYCSDWDFLLSRADASGMVVISDGRSIQVIKPDVGSSSVITLSYGSDILAFNGTLDSTTQTISVDAVAWDSAEQQIIAVSGDIPAVNSQGNITPAKLAETHQQNMLLQTTTAAEQALKSWADAQWFKSAINRYKGTIKFQGTFVVPGSMIELKGLGARFDGNAYIGGVVHEIAEGNWYTTATMGIGHLNNAGQNQVSRAPVSDLLPGTHGLHVGKVLSIENDPAGEGRIQVEIPLLNAIDNRIWARLATFWAGDTHGAFFIPDIGDEVVLGFFNDDPCHAVVLGSLYSSNKKASHQLADENHIRSLVSRSDIKIVFDDEKKSLTFSASGSKIVLSDNGISIESADKLVLSAAAGIEINAGTVLAIEGKSGIKMKGPNIEAKADVAFTAKGNATAELSASGQVTVKGAMVIIN